The following proteins come from a genomic window of Miscanthus floridulus cultivar M001 chromosome 2, ASM1932011v1, whole genome shotgun sequence:
- the LOC136538174 gene encoding cortical cell-delineating protein-like, translated as MATKKATATTAVLLAVTLLLLSSPAAVVVRAQQRGNPCPTNAVADLKVCADVLVLLKLKINVPQNQQCCPLLGNLVNLDLAACLCAAIRLSVLGIPVNLPLDVPLVLNYCGRNASAVPGSNCSF; from the coding sequence ATGGCCACCAAGAAAGCCACCGCCACCACGGCGGTCCTCCTCGCCGTGACCCTGCTGCTGCTCTCCTCCCCGGCCGCCGTCGTCGTGCGCGCGCAGCAGCGGGGCAACCCGTGCCCGACGAACGCGGTGGCGGACCTCAAGGTGTGCGCCGACGTGCTGGtcctgctcaagctcaagatcaacGTGCCCCAGAACCAGCAGTGCTGCCCGCTGCTGGGCAACCTCGTCAACCTCGACCTGGCCGCCTGCCTGTGCGCCGCCATCAGGCTCAGCGTGCTCGGCATCCCCGTCAACCTCCCGCTCGACGTGCCCCTCGTGCTCAACTACTGCGGCCGGAACGCGTCGGCCGTGCCGGGCTCCAATTGTTCCTTCTGA